The genomic segment CCAGCTGCGGGAAGCTGTTCGCGTTCCGCTGCTGGATGTAGATGGGTTCGACGTAGATGAACCCGTCCGCCAGCGGCAGCGTCAGCAGGTTGCCGGGGATCACGTTGACGCTCTGGTTGCCCAGCAGCGTCCGCTGTTCGGCGAAGTCCGGGTCACTCTGGAACCGGTTCTGCACCTGGACCGGACCGTCGTTCTGGTTGCTGCCGTCACTGGGCAGCCTCAGGACTCTGATCTGGCCGTAGTCCTCCGGTTCGGATGACACCGACACCCACGCCGCCAGGTATTGCCGCTGCAACGCGGTCAGCGAACTGGTCAGCTGGAACTTCGGTTCGGTATCACCCGGCGCCTGCGCCATCACGTAGTACGCCGGCTGCTTCGGCCCGTTCGCGCTCGGGTCGAGGCCACCCTCCTTGGTCGGGTCCGGCGGCACGCTCCAGAACGTCTGGGTCGAGAAGAACTCCTGCGGGCTGCCGACGTGGTACTTCGACAGCAGCTCGCGCTGCACCTTGAACATGTCCTCCGGGTACCGGAAGTGCTCGCGCAGGCTCTGCGAGATCTCCGAACTCGGCTTCACGATGCCGGGGAACACGTTCTTCCAGGCGTTCAGCACCGGCTCGTTGTCGTCCAGCGCGTACAGCGTGACCGTGCCGTTGAACGCGTCCACGGTGGCCTTGACCGAGTTCCGGATGTAGTTCAGCGAGCTGTTCTGCTGCCTCGCCACCCCGGAGAGCGAGTCCTGCGTGGCCGCGCCCAGCTGGGTCTGCTGCGCGTACGGGAAGTTGTTCATCGTGGTGTAGCCGTCGACGATCCACTGGATCTTGCCGTCGATCACCGCCGGGTACGGGTCCCCGTCCACGGTCAGCCACGGGGCCACCTTGCTCACGCGGTCCCGCGGGTCGCGGTTGTACATGATCTTCGAGCCTTCGCTGATGGCGTCGGAGAAGAGGATGTTGCGCTCCCCCTCGTTCGCCGCGAAGACCAGGCGGTTGAACCAGCCGTCGATCGGCACGCCACCGGAGCCCTTGTAGAGGTAGCTCCGGTCGGAGGCGGTGTCGAACTCACCCGGCGCCTTGCCCTGCTGCCCGCCGACGATCGCGTAGTCGGTGGCCAGTTCGCCGTAGTAGACGCGGGCCTCGTCGACCCGGATGCCGGAGCCGGTCGGGTTGACCGTGTCACTGGTGGTGGCGATCGGATAACCACCGTCGGAGTTGCCCTGCCCGGTGGCCGTGGCGTCCCCGACCGCGCGGTCGATGGTGTTCGCGGGAGCCGCGACGAAGCCGTTCCCGTGGGTGTAGACGAGGTGGCGGTTGATCCAGGTCCGCTGGTTCTCCGCGAGGCCCTCGGTCTTGATCTCCTTCGCGGCGACGATGTAGTCCTGCCGCTTGCCGTTGACCTCGTAGCGGTCGACGTCCAGTTTCTCCGGGAAGCCGTAGAAGTTCTCGCGGCCCACGCGCTGGGTGAAGGTCGGGGTCAGCACGTCCGGGTCGAGCAGGCGGATGTTCGGGATGGTGCCCTTGTCCGCCCGCACCTCGGCCGGGGTGGCCGTGGTCTTGCCCGTGTAGGCGTCGTACTTGACGTCCCCCAGGTCGAACGCGAACTTCGTGGCGTCCATGTTCCGCTGGATCGACTGCGCTTCCTTGTCGTTCGCGTTCGGGCGCACCGAGAACTGCTCCAGCACGGCGGGCCAGGCGGCGCCGACCAGGATGCCGGACAGGATCAGCAGCACCAGCGCGATCGCCGGGAGCTGGATGTTGCGCAGGAACGCGCCGACGAAGAAGGCGATCGCGCAGAACACCGAGATGCACAGCAGGATCAGCTTCGCCGGCAGCACCGCGTTCAAGTCGGTGTAAGTGGCACCGTAGAACAGCGGGGCGTTGCGGTCGGAGAAGAGCAGGTTGTACCGGTCGAGGAAGTACTCGACCGCCTTGAACAGCACGAACGTGCCGATGGTGATCGCCAGCTGCACGCGGGCCGGGCCGGCCATCTGCCCGCCCTTGCCGGCCAGCCGGATGCCGCCGAACAGGTAGTGCGCGAGCAGCGCGCCGACGAAGGCCACCGCGATCGCGACGAACAACCAGCCCAGCAGCCAGTTGTAGAACGGCAGGTCGAAGGCGTAGAAGCCGACGTCGTTGCCGAACTCGGGATCGGTCTGGCCGAAGTTCGTGCCGTTGAAGTAGAGCTGGACGCGCTGCCAGGCGTCCTGGCCGGAGAACCCGGCGATCACCCCGGCGAGAACCGGGATGCCGATGCCGAACAGCCGGATGCGCGCCACCACGGTGGAGCGGTACCTGGCCAGCGGGTCGTCGGCGCCGGACACCGGCACGAACACCGGCCGGGTGCGGTAGGCGATGGCGAGGCTGAGCGCCAGCATGCCGCCGACCAGCAACCCGATCGCGAAGAACAACCCGATCCGGGTGTACAGCTCGGTGGTGAACACGTTCCGGGCGCCGACCTCGCCGAACCACAGCCAGTCGACATAGGTATCGAGGAGTCTCGCCCCCAGTAGCAGCGCCAGCACGACAACGGCCGCGATGATCAGCAGTATCCGGCTGCGCTTGGACAGTTTCGGCAGGCTCACGGGGGGCCGAGTGGCCACTGCACACGCTCCTGTTGTCGTAAATCTTCGTACGCCGGGACGCGGCGCCGGCAGGCTCGCCGACCGCCCCTGGATACCTAACTCTACGGATGGCCTCCTGAGTTCCCTGAACCGCCCAAACCGGGCGCCCAAGACGGCCGCTCGACAGCCTGCCACGATGTGCGCATGACGGAGAGCGGTAAGCAGGCGAGCGGCGTGGGCGCGCTGGCTCGTGAGGTCGAGGAGTTCGTGGCGTCGGCGGGCTGGGAGCAACCGCCGCAGCTGTTCGCTCTGGTGCCCACGCAGGCACTCCTCGCGCAGCAGCCGGAGCTGGCCGGCCAGCTCGACGCCGACGCCGAGCTCACGCCGGTGGCGCAGGAGTCGCTGCCCGAAGGTGACCTCGCCGAGGCGCTGGGCCGGATCGCCTGGCCGGATCTGGTCGTGGGCTGCGCGCTGGCGCAGGAGATCATCGTGCTGCCGCCGGACGCCGAAGAAGAGCTGGGCGAACTCGGCGATTCCGACGCCGACCGGCTGCGTCAGGCCGCCGCGGACCACCCGCGCCGCACGGAAGCCCGCTTGGTCGCCGCGGTGCTCCGCGAAGGCGACGCCTCCTGCGTGATGCGGTTGCGCGGGCTGAGCGACGCCGACGGCGAACCGGTCGACGAGATCATCGAGCGCGCCGACCTCGCCCCGAACCTGGTCGAAGCGCTCAAGGCGACCTTCGCCCCCTGAGCCCGGTTCAGCAGGACGGCGTCGGGCGATCCGCCTTGAGGTCCTCGAGCGCCGTCAGGGCGCCGTCCAGGCTGGACACCTTCACCAGCTTCAGCCCGTCCGGCGCGGCCGCGGCCGCCTCGGCGCAGTTGTCCTCGGGCACCAGGAACGTGGTCGCGCCCGCCTCACGGGCCGCGACCACCTTGAAGCTGATGCCGCCGATCGGATTGACCTCGCCGCGCTCGGTGATCTCCCCGGTGCCGGCGACGTGCTCACCGTCGACCAGTTCACCCTCGGTGAGCTGGTCGATGATCGCCAGCGCGAACATCAGCCCGGCCGACGGCCCGCCGACCTCCTGCAGCGTGATCGACACGTCGTAGGGCACGTCGGCGCGGTCGATCGGCTGGAGCCCGATGAAGCCTTCCGGCCGCGCGGGGTCCGGGTTCTGCGCCAGCGTCAGCGACTCGGTGCGGGCGGGCTGCCCCTCGTGCTGGAAGGTGATCGAGATGGTCTCCCCCGGCCGCGTCCCGGCCAGCGCCTCGCGGACCTTCTCCTCACCGGTGATGTCCACGTTGTTGACCTTCAGCAGCCGGTCGCCCGCGGCCAGCACGTGATCGGCCGGGCTGCCCGCCACCACTTCCTTGGCCAGCACCTTCACCGGCTCACCCAGCTTGCGCAGGGCGGCGACCTCGGCGTTGCTCTGCGAGTCCTGGAACTGGCGGACGTTCTGCTGCTTGACCTCTTCGTCCGACTCACCGGGCTTGAAGTACTCCTCGCGCGGCGCCAGCGCGTACCGCCCGCTCACCCAGTAGCCGAGCGACTCGAACAGCGAGACCTCGTCGGTCAGCGAGACCGTGGTCATCCGGAGTTCGCCGCTGGTCGGGAAGGTCTGGTGGCCCTTGATCTCGATCACCTGGACCCCGTCGACCTGGCCGAGGGTGTCGTAGGTCGGCCCGGGGCCGAGCGCCACGTAGGGCACCCGGACGAACAGCCCGCACATCACGAACACCAGCACCAGCGCGCTGCTCAGGACCAGCGTCCAGCCGCGCCGGGTCAGCCGGTACCCGTGGTCTTCCTCCACCGCGGACGGCAGCGCCGCATACGGATCGATGGCTCCCGGGCGGCTCTTCTCGGCTGTGGTTTCGTCGCGCGACTCACTCACGAGGAGACAGCGTACGGTGACCATCGGCGGTCTTCCGGCCCAGGCGCGGGTTTGGGTCACGGAACCGCCTCAGCCGTGCGCGAACCACGTCCGGTGACGAGGTGCTGCGCGGACGACCCGCGTACGGTGGTGCTATGAGCAAACCCCCCTTCGGCTTCGGACCGCCCGATCCCGAAAAGCGTCGAGAGAACGACCCGTCCGATCAAGGTGGCCAGTTCGGCCAGGGCGCCGACGCGTTCAACCAGCTGGGGCAGATGCTCTCCCAGCTGGGGCAGATGCTCAGCCAGGCCGGCAATTCCACGGGCCCGGTGAACTACGACCTCGCCAAGCAGATCGCCCTCCAGCAGCTGGGTTCCAGCGGTGAGGCGACGATCGGCTTCAGCGCGCAGGGCGACTCCGGGACAGCCGTTCGCGACGCCGCCCACCTGGCCGAGCTGTGGCTGGACGCGGCGACCATCCTGCCCGCCGGCGCCACCACCACTGTCGCGTGGAGTGGCCGCGACTGGGTGGAGAAGACCCTGCCCACCTGGCAGCGCCTGTGCGACCCGGTGGCCAAGCGCGTCTCCGGCGCCTGGGTCGAGGCCATGCCGGAAGAGGCCAAGCAGGCCGCGGGCCCGCTGCTGTCGATGATGGGGCAGATGGGCGGCATGGCCTTCGGCTCGCAGATCGGCAGCGCACTCGGTCAGCTCGCCTCCGAGGTGCTCACCTCCACCGAGGTCGGGTTGCCCCTGGGCCCGGACAACACTTCCGCCCTGCTCCCGGCGAACATCGAGAAGTTCACCGAGGGCCTCGAGCGCCCCGGCAGCGAGGTGCTGGTCTTCCTCGCCGCCCGTGAAGCCGCGCACCAGCGGCTGTTCGCCCACGTGCCGTGGCTGCGGCAGCGCCTGCTCGCCACCGTCGAGGAGTTCGCCAGCGGCATCACCGTGGACACGTCGGCGCTGGAGCAGCTGGCCGGCCGGATCGATCCGTCGAACCCGTCGAGCATCGAGGAGGCCATGTCCTCCGGCCTGCTCGAGCCGCAGACCACGCCGGAGCAGAAAGCGGCGCTGAACCGCCTCGAAACCCTGCTCGCCCTGGTCGAAGGCTGGGTCGACGTGGTGGTCGCCGAGGCCGTGGGCGACCGGCTGCCCGGTGCCGACGCGCTGCGTGAGACGCTGCGCCGCCGCCGTGCCACCGGCGGTCCCGCCGAGCAGACCTTCGCCACGCTGGTCGGGCTCGAACTGCGCCCGCGCCGGATGCGGGCCGCCGCCGCGCTGTGGAAGCTGGTCGGCGACACGCACGGCGTCGACCAGCGGGACAACCTCTGGACGCACCCCGACCTGATGCCCACCACCGACGACCTCGACGACCCGATGGCCTTCTCCGAGCGCCTCGGCGAGGGCGAGACCGACCCGATCGCGGAGGTCGAACGCGCCCAGCGCGAGGCGGACGAGGAGCGCGGGAAGAACAAGCCGGACGCCTCCGGCGACGAGAGCTGACCCGGCTCCATTTCTTCTAGTCCTCCGCCGCGATCCCGAGGCCCGCGGCGGAGGACAGGCCTTCGAGGTAGCCCATCGCGCGCTCGGTCTTCGGGTAGCGCCGCACCAGCGCCCAGAACTCGGCGTTGTGCGCGGCCACCTTCAGGTGGGCCAGCTCGTGCACCAGCACGTAGTCGAGCACCCACGGCGGCACGTCCCGCAGGCGTTCGCTGACCCGGATGCTGGCGTCCGCCGGCGTGCAGGACGCCCACCTGGTCCGCATCGGCGGCACCCAGCGGACCACGGCCGGGTTCGCCTCGCCGTCGAGGTAGCGGGCGGACAGCTCGGCGCACCTGGCCAGCAGGGCCGCGTCGGACTCCCTCGCGGGTGAGGCCCGGCGGGACTCGGTGCGCTGCAGCTTGCGCTGCATTTCGGCGACCCAGTGCGCCTCTTCGGCCCTGGTCATCATCGCGGGGATCAGGACGACGAGCGTCTCGCCCTCGCGGTAGGCGGTGACGGTCCGGCGTCGCCGCTTGCTCCTGCGTACTTCGATCTTCGGTTGTGCGAGCTTGCTGTGTTCCCGGCTCCTCGGCGAGGGCACCCGTGCGTCGGCCACATGACAAAGGTACGGCCAGAGACCGACAACTCCGATGGATTGCCGGTCACATCGCCCGAGTTGTCCACAACGTATCTGCACCTGTGGACAACTCCCTTCACTCTTAGTGGACTCTTAGCCACCCCGGCGCAAGCTCAGCTCCATGAACCGCCAGACAACGCACCCCGCCGAGATCACCTTGCCCCCGCGGCCGAGGGTCCTGCCCGGGCTTTCCGTACTCGAACGCGGTCGCGGCGAGGTCCAGATCGGCCTCGATCCCCGGCACGGGGTGGTCGCCACCCACCTCAGCCCGTCCCTGATCACGGCGCTGCGCGCGCTCGACGGCAGCCGCACCACCACGGAGCTGTTCGAGCTCGCCGGGGCCGCGGACGCCGAGCAGTTCCGCACCCTGCTGACCAAGCTCACCCGGCTGGGCCTGATCGAGGACGCCGGTCCCGCGGGCCCGCTGAGTTCGTCGGCCGAGACCGGGCTGTGGGCCCTGCACACCCGGCGCGCCAGCAACGAACTGGCCCGCGAACGCGCGCACTTCGCCGTCTCGATCCGCGGCGGCGGCAGGCTCGCGGTCGCCATGGCCACCCTGCTCGCGCAGGCGGGCATCGGCCATCTCGAGGTGCGGGCGCAGGGCCACGTCACCGACCGCGACCTCGGCTCCGGGTACGTCGACGCCGACCTCGGCCAGCCACGCCGCCAGGCCGCGGCGGACGCGATCCGCCGCGCCAACCCGCTCGTCCGCACGACCAGGCTGACCGACCGCCACCTGCCCGACCTGGTGCTGATCACCGATTCCGTGGTGCCCGCCCCGGAGATGGTCAGCGACCTGCACGTGGAGGGGCTGGCGCACCTGGTCGTCCGCGTGCGCGAGGGCCTCGGGCTGGTCGGCCCGCTGGTCTACCCGGGCCGGAGCAGCTGTCTGCGCTGCGCCGACCTCTTCCGCTCGAGCGCCGACTCCTCGTGGCCGCAGGTCGCCGGGCAACTGGCTGGCCGCGAACAGGAAGCCGACGCGGCGAACGTCTACGCCACCGCCGGCCTGGCCACCCGCCAGGCGCTGCGTGCCCTGCACCCGCACCGCGAACCGCCGCCGACCTGGAACGGAACCCTGGAACTGGACACCTACAGCGGCAAGCTGCGCCGCCGCCACTGGTCGCCGCACCCGGCCTGCGGCTGCGGCGCGGTCGAGGTCGGGTATTGAGAGCGAGGACATACGGTGTGCGGCGTACCCCACACTGTCTCCGCTCTACGGCTGCGCACCCCGAGATCGACAAGGCACAATCGCGTAGGTGACCGACTCCCGCGACAGTTCCGAAGACGCCGCCATGCCACGGCGAGCCGCCGCTCGCACGGCCAAGCTCGCTTCGCTGCCGCTCGGCATCGCCGGGCGCGCCGTCGGTGGCTGGGGCCGCCGGCTGACCGGCCAGAGCGCGGAAGAGGTCAACGCCACCCTCTCGGCGAAGGCCGCCGAACAGCTCTTCGAGGTGCTCGGCACCCTCAAGGGCGGCGCGATGAAGTTCGGCCAGGCGCTGAGCGTGTTCGAGGCAGCCGTGCCCGACGAGATGGCCGCGCCCTATCGCGAGGCGCTGACCAAGCTGCAGTCGGCCGCCCCGCCGATGCCCGCCCGCCAGACCCACCGCGTGCTCGCCGAGCAGCTGGGCCGGTCGTGGCGCGAGCGGTTCACCGAGTTCAGCGACGAGCCCGCCGCCTCGGCGAGCATCGGCCAGGTGCACCGAGCCGTCTGGCACGACGGCCGCGAGGTCGCCGTGAAGGTGCAGTACCCCGGCGCCGACGAGGCCCTGCGCAGCGACCTCCGCCAGCTGCAGCGACTGAGCCGGGTGTTCCAGGCGTTCGTCCCCGGCACCGATGTGAAGCCACTGCTCGCCGAACTCGCCGACCGGATGGACGAGGAACTCGACTACCGCTCCGAGGCCGAGAACCAGCGAGGCTTCGCCAAGGCCTTCGACGGCGACGACCAGGTGCTCGTCCCCAAGGTGGTGGCCAGCGCCCCGAAGGTCGTGGTGACCGAGTGGATCAGCGGCACCCCTCTGGCCCGCATCATCGCCGACGGCACCACCGAGCAACGCAACGAAGCCGGCCGCCTGCTCGCCGAGTTCCACTACTCCTCTCCGGTCCGCGCCCACCTCCTGCACTCCGACCCGCACCCCGGCAACTTCATGCTGCTCCCCGACGGCAGGCTGGGCGTGATCGACTTCGGCGCCGTCGCCCGCCTCCCCCACGGTGCCCCGCCCATGCTCGGCGCGATCATGCGCCTGGCACTCGACGGCGAGTCGGTCAAACTGCTCGAAGCCATGCGCCAGGAGGGTTTCGTCCGCCCCGGCACCACCCTCGACCCCGCCGACGTGCAGGCCTACCTCGCCCCCTTCGTAGTCCCACTGACCACTGAACGCTTCCACTTCACCCGCCGCTGGGCCCAGCAGCAGGCCGGCCGCCTCGGCGACACCCGCAGCCAGGACTTCCGCACCGGCCGCTCCCTCAACCTGCCCCCGAACTGGCTGCTCATCCACCGCGTCACCGCCGGCGCCGTCGGCATCCTCTGCCAACTGGACGCCGAACTGGCCCTCCGCTCCATCGTCGAACACTGGCAACCAGGCTTCGCCGACTAACTCCCGGCCCCAGGGCAACCCCCCACTCAGCAGCGCCAATCCGCGTCCAGCCCGGCACCACTCCCACCACACAGCCTGCTCACCTCATCCGCAGGCACGCCCTCAACGGCTCATCGATCGCAGCGCCCAACCACCACAACGACTCCGCCCCAACAACATCCATCCCCGCGAGCACGCCGAGACCGGCCTCGATCCGGAGCGGTGGCGCCACCGCTCCAGCCCCGCCATCCCAGCGTCGAATCACCCGCTGGGTGTTCCCGCCACTCCCAAGACTCCGATCCCTGCCAACTCCGGCGCTTCTCCATCGTGCGTCATCGGGCCGCTTCGCCGCTTGCGCTCACCCCGAGTTGTCCACAACTTCCGGCCAACGTGGCCGAATCCGCCACTCGCGGCCCGAGTTGTCCACATTCCTCCGCGGAGCTGTTTCCCGCCCCGCGCCCCAGCCACGCTGAAAGCCATGACCCGCCTCAGCAACCTCGCACTGGCCGAGCTGCGCACCATCGCCAGGGACAACATCCTGACCGTCCAGGAACTGCGCTCCACTGGGCTCTCCCCGTCCGCCATCAGCAATCGCTGCCGTCCGGGCGGTCCTTGGCGGCGGCTCTTCGCCAACACCATCCTGCTCGCCAACACCGAGCCCACCCGCTCACAACTACTCCGCGCCGCGGTCAGCCACCTGGGTCCGGGCACGATCATCACCGGCATCGATTCGCTCAACGCGCACGGCGTCGGGCTGCCCCCGCCGCCGACGATCCACCTGCTCGTCGACGCCCATCGAAGAGCCACGCACGCCAGCCTGGTGATCGAGCGAACCTCGAAGCTGCCGGGACCGGTCTGGCTCAACGACCTGCCTTACGCACCACCCGCCCGCGCCGCGGTGGATGCTGCCCGCCGCGAGCCCGACGAAGACCGGCATCGCGATCTGCTTTCCCGGACCGTCTACTTCGGACTGTGCGATCTCGACACGTTGAGCGCGGCGACGTTCGCGGGAGGACAGCGGGGGGTGGCCGGTGTCCGCACGATGTTGCGCCACCTCAGCGGAACGGCCTGCACCCAGGGCAACGGCCAGGCCAAGCGGCTACTGCAGCACGTACCGCTGCCGCCGCCGCAGTGGAACGTCACCGTCTGCGATACGGGCGGGCGCGGTATCGGCCAGGTCGACGCCTGGTGGGACGACATCGCGCTGGGCTGGCAGGTGGGTGTGCCGGCGAACGATCGGCGCGGGCACCTCGGCTACCTCGCGCTGTCCGCAGCGGGTGTGGTGCTCGTCCGCACCCCGCTGGAAGACCTGCGCGACGTTCCCGCGGTCACCCGCCAACTGGTCAGTGCCTTCGCCACGGCCGCCGCGCGCAAGCGGCCGCCAGTCCGGTCGGTTACCAGGCTGAAGCCCAGGGCGGCGTGATGCTCACCAGTACTCGTCGGGCAGCTTGCCCTCGATGTCGCGGACGTGACTTCGCGAGCAGTCCGGGCACAACCACCGTCGAACGCCCCGGTCCACCTGGGTCGACCAGGTCAGTGCCTCCGCCGGGTCAGCGCCGCGCCGGGCGCCGCAGCGAGAGCAGGCGACCACCTCGTCGGCACTCACGTGGCGCGCCCGTGGTGCACGGTGCGGGTGTCCAAGACGTACAAGTCGTCGCGCGCGCCCACATAGTCCGGCC from the Amycolatopsis magusensis genome contains:
- a CDS encoding PPA1309 family protein; protein product: MTESGKQASGVGALAREVEEFVASAGWEQPPQLFALVPTQALLAQQPELAGQLDADAELTPVAQESLPEGDLAEALGRIAWPDLVVGCALAQEIIVLPPDAEEELGELGDSDADRLRQAAADHPRRTEARLVAAVLREGDASCVMRLRGLSDADGEPVDEIIERADLAPNLVEALKATFAP
- a CDS encoding UPF0182 family protein, which translates into the protein MATRPPVSLPKLSKRSRILLIIAAVVVLALLLGARLLDTYVDWLWFGEVGARNVFTTELYTRIGLFFAIGLLVGGMLALSLAIAYRTRPVFVPVSGADDPLARYRSTVVARIRLFGIGIPVLAGVIAGFSGQDAWQRVQLYFNGTNFGQTDPEFGNDVGFYAFDLPFYNWLLGWLFVAIAVAFVGALLAHYLFGGIRLAGKGGQMAGPARVQLAITIGTFVLFKAVEYFLDRYNLLFSDRNAPLFYGATYTDLNAVLPAKLILLCISVFCAIAFFVGAFLRNIQLPAIALVLLILSGILVGAAWPAVLEQFSVRPNANDKEAQSIQRNMDATKFAFDLGDVKYDAYTGKTTATPAEVRADKGTIPNIRLLDPDVLTPTFTQRVGRENFYGFPEKLDVDRYEVNGKRQDYIVAAKEIKTEGLAENQRTWINRHLVYTHGNGFVAAPANTIDRAVGDATATGQGNSDGGYPIATTSDTVNPTGSGIRVDEARVYYGELATDYAIVGGQQGKAPGEFDTASDRSYLYKGSGGVPIDGWFNRLVFAANEGERNILFSDAISEGSKIMYNRDPRDRVSKVAPWLTVDGDPYPAVIDGKIQWIVDGYTTMNNFPYAQQTQLGAATQDSLSGVARQQNSSLNYIRNSVKATVDAFNGTVTLYALDDNEPVLNAWKNVFPGIVKPSSEISQSLREHFRYPEDMFKVQRELLSKYHVGSPQEFFSTQTFWSVPPDPTKEGGLDPSANGPKQPAYYVMAQAPGDTEPKFQLTSSLTALQRQYLAAWVSVSSEPEDYGQIRVLRLPSDGSNQNDGPVQVQNRFQSDPDFAEQRTLLGNQSVNVIPGNLLTLPLADGFIYVEPIYIQQRNANSFPQLARVLVSYGSKVGFAPTLNQALDEVFGPGTGDAATGPTQPTTPPATPPPATDPNAPPPSTPPSTPGQNVPLPPNTGNPQIDQAVADIDAALTRLKAAQQSGDFVAQGQALSDLEAAATRYEQAKAAAQPPAGG
- a CDS encoding zinc-dependent metalloprotease; protein product: MSKPPFGFGPPDPEKRRENDPSDQGGQFGQGADAFNQLGQMLSQLGQMLSQAGNSTGPVNYDLAKQIALQQLGSSGEATIGFSAQGDSGTAVRDAAHLAELWLDAATILPAGATTTVAWSGRDWVEKTLPTWQRLCDPVAKRVSGAWVEAMPEEAKQAAGPLLSMMGQMGGMAFGSQIGSALGQLASEVLTSTEVGLPLGPDNTSALLPANIEKFTEGLERPGSEVLVFLAAREAAHQRLFAHVPWLRQRLLATVEEFASGITVDTSALEQLAGRIDPSNPSSIEEAMSSGLLEPQTTPEQKAALNRLETLLALVEGWVDVVVAEAVGDRLPGADALRETLRRRRATGGPAEQTFATLVGLELRPRRMRAAAALWKLVGDTHGVDQRDNLWTHPDLMPTTDDLDDPMAFSERLGEGETDPIAEVERAQREADEERGKNKPDASGDES
- a CDS encoding YlbL family protein codes for the protein MSESRDETTAEKSRPGAIDPYAALPSAVEEDHGYRLTRRGWTLVLSSALVLVFVMCGLFVRVPYVALGPGPTYDTLGQVDGVQVIEIKGHQTFPTSGELRMTTVSLTDEVSLFESLGYWVSGRYALAPREEYFKPGESDEEVKQQNVRQFQDSQSNAEVAALRKLGEPVKVLAKEVVAGSPADHVLAAGDRLLKVNNVDITGEEKVREALAGTRPGETISITFQHEGQPARTESLTLAQNPDPARPEGFIGLQPIDRADVPYDVSITLQEVGGPSAGLMFALAIIDQLTEGELVDGEHVAGTGEITERGEVNPIGGISFKVVAAREAGATTFLVPEDNCAEAAAAAPDGLKLVKVSSLDGALTALEDLKADRPTPSC
- a CDS encoding M48 metallopeptidase family protein, giving the protein MEVRRSKRRRRTVTAYREGETLVVLIPAMMTRAEEAHWVAEMQRKLQRTESRRASPARESDAALLARCAELSARYLDGEANPAVVRWVPPMRTRWASCTPADASIRVSERLRDVPPWVLDYVLVHELAHLKVAAHNAEFWALVRRYPKTERAMGYLEGLSSAAGLGIAAED
- a CDS encoding ThiF family adenylyltransferase; translation: MNRQTTHPAEITLPPRPRVLPGLSVLERGRGEVQIGLDPRHGVVATHLSPSLITALRALDGSRTTTELFELAGAADAEQFRTLLTKLTRLGLIEDAGPAGPLSSSAETGLWALHTRRASNELARERAHFAVSIRGGGRLAVAMATLLAQAGIGHLEVRAQGHVTDRDLGSGYVDADLGQPRRQAAADAIRRANPLVRTTRLTDRHLPDLVLITDSVVPAPEMVSDLHVEGLAHLVVRVREGLGLVGPLVYPGRSSCLRCADLFRSSADSSWPQVAGQLAGREQEADAANVYATAGLATRQALRALHPHREPPPTWNGTLELDTYSGKLRRRHWSPHPACGCGAVEVGY
- a CDS encoding ABC1 kinase family protein, producing the protein MTDSRDSSEDAAMPRRAAARTAKLASLPLGIAGRAVGGWGRRLTGQSAEEVNATLSAKAAEQLFEVLGTLKGGAMKFGQALSVFEAAVPDEMAAPYREALTKLQSAAPPMPARQTHRVLAEQLGRSWRERFTEFSDEPAASASIGQVHRAVWHDGREVAVKVQYPGADEALRSDLRQLQRLSRVFQAFVPGTDVKPLLAELADRMDEELDYRSEAENQRGFAKAFDGDDQVLVPKVVASAPKVVVTEWISGTPLARIIADGTTEQRNEAGRLLAEFHYSSPVRAHLLHSDPHPGNFMLLPDGRLGVIDFGAVARLPHGAPPMLGAIMRLALDGESVKLLEAMRQEGFVRPGTTLDPADVQAYLAPFVVPLTTERFHFTRRWAQQQAGRLGDTRSQDFRTGRSLNLPPNWLLIHRVTAGAVGILCQLDAELALRSIVEHWQPGFAD